TATTTCACGGGTTGTCAATTTCACACGAGCCGTCGGCTCGCGGCGAGAACCGCGGTCGCGCGGACGTCAGTCCTGCTTCGCGCCGGGATTCGTCACTGCGCCGTTGGCCGCCGAGTCGAACATCTCGCCGTACTTCGCCAGCACACCGTTCGTGTAGTTGGGTTCGGGCAGGTCCCGCTCGTCGAGGCGGCGCTCGATCTCCGCCTCGGAGAGGTCCACCGACAGTTCGAGGTCGTCGATGTCGATGGTGATCGTGTCGCCGTCCTCAAGCGCAGCGATGGGGCCGCCGACGTAGGCCTCGGGTGCGACGTGGCCGATGGAGAAGCCACGGGTCGCGCCGGAGAAGCGGCCGTCCGTAAAGAGCGCCACGTCCTCGGCGTGGCCCTGTCCCGCGACGGCGGAGGTGACGCCCAGCATCTCCCGCATCCCGGGGCCGCCGCGGGGCCCCTCGTTGCGGATGCCGATCACGTCGCCGCTCTCGACGTTGCCCTCCTGGACGTACTGCATGGCGTTTTCCTCGTCCTCGAAGATCCGGACGGGCCCCTCGTGGTGGAGGTGGTCCTCGCCGGTGATCTTGATGACCGCGCCGCCCGGGGCGAGGTTCCCCGTCAGGATGCGGATGGCCCCGCGCTCGTGGATCGGGTCGTCCACGGTTTCGAGGAAGTCGGCGTCCAGATCCGAAATCTCCGGCGGGTCGTAGGCCTCGATGGCCTCCGCCATGGTCTCGCCGGTCACGGTCAGGGCGTCGCCGTGGAGCAGGTCGGCGTCGAGCAGTTCACGGAGGACGACCGGCACGCCGCCGACCTCGTGGAGGTCGTTCATCACCCGCTCGCCGCCGGGCTGGAGGTCCGCGATCTTGGGCGTGCGGGCGCTGATGCGGTTGAAGTCCTCGATGTCGAGCTCGACGCCGGCCTCGGCGGCCATCGCCAGCAGGTGGAGGACGGCGTTCGTCGACCCGCCGACCGCGACCTGCAGCGCGATGGCGTTCTCGAAGGACTCACGCGTGAGGAAGTCGGAGGGCTTGCGCCGCTCCCGGACGACCTCGACGGCGAGTTCGCCGGCCTCGCGGGCCACCTCGTAGCGGCTCTCGTCCTCGGCGGGCGGTGAGGCCGAGCCAAGCGGTGCGAAGCCCAATGCTTCCGAGATGGAGGCCATCGTGTTGGCGGTGAACATCCCGCCGCAGGACCCTGCGCCGGGGCAGGCGTTGCGTTCGAGATCGTCGAGTTCGTCCTCGCTCATCTCGCCGTCGGCGACCGCACCGACACCCTCGAAGACGTTCTGGATGGTGACTTCGCGGCCGTCGTGCTCGCCGGGCATGATCGACCCACCGTAGAGGAACACGGAGGGGAGATCCGTCCGGATCGAGGCCATCATCATCCCGGGCATGTTCTTGTCACAGCCGCCGATCGTCACGAGGCCGTCCATGCGCTCGCCGAAGGCGACGAGCTCCACGGAGTCGGCGATGACCTCTCGGCTGATGAGGGAGGCCTTCATCCCCTCGGTCCCCATCGAGATGGCGTCGGAGATCGTGATGGTACCGAACTCGATGGGCATCCCCTCGCCCTCGTCGATACCTTCGTAGGCGGAGTTCGCCACGTCGTCCAGATGGACGTTACAGGGCGTGATGTCGGCGGCGGGGTTGGCGACGCCGACCATGGGCGAGGAGAGGTCCTCGTCGTCGTAGCCCATCGCGCGGAACATCGCGCGGTGGGGTGCCTTGTCTCGGCCCTCGGTGACTTCCTTGCTCGGGAGGTCGTCGGGCTTGCCCGACCCTGTCCGCTCGGCGTCGGGTTCCTGCGGTTGCTGGCTCATGGCCGTAGGATTGCCACCCTGGCGCTTTAACTTCCCGGATTCCGGGACCGGATGGTCGTTTCGTCCCCGAACCGGTTCGGCCGGAACCCGCAACTGCCATGCCGGCCGAGTGAATATCTCGCTCCATGTCCGTTCGCGTCGCCGCCGGAGCGCGCCTGCACTTCGGCTTCCAGAACCTCTCTTTGGCCCGCGAACGCCTCTACGGGGGCGTCGGCGTCGCCCTCGACGAACCGCGGGTCGTGATCGAGGCCGAACCCGCAGAGGGCGTCCACTGCGACGACGGGGCCGTGGCCGCCCACACCCGAACGGCGGTCGACCTGCTCGACGTGGCCGGCGTCGACCTGACCGTCGTGGAGCGGCTGCCCCGCCACGTCGGTCTGGGGAGCGGCACGCAACTCGCGATGGCGACGCTCGCGGCGGTCGCGGCCGCCCACGACCGCGAGCCGCGACTCCGCGAGCGCGCCCCGGCGCTGGGCCGTGGCGGCCGCAGCGGCGTCGGCGTCGCGGTCGCAGAGCGCGGTGGCTTCGTCGTCGACGGCGGCCACCCGACAGAACTGTTCACGGCCGCGCCGCCCGCCGACGGCGCGTGGACGGTGCCGCCGGTGACCGCCCACCACGAACTCCCGACCGACTGGCGGTTCGTCGTCGTCGTCCCCGACACCGATCCGGGCCGAAGCGGCGACGCCGAAGACGAGAGTATGCGCACCGTCGTCGAACGCGCCGATCCGGGTATCGCCGACGAGATCGGCGGCGTCCTCCTCCGGCGGGTCCTCCCCGCCGCCGCCGAGGGCGACCGGACGACGTTCGGCGCAGGCGTCGCCAAACTCGGCCGGCTCAACGGGGCCTGGTACGCCGACGAGCAGGGCGGCGTCTACCGCCCGCCCGCGGGCCGGATCGTCGACGAACTCTCCGGGTGTCCCGCGGTTACCGGCACCGGCCAGTCCTCGTGGGGCCCGGCGGTCTACGCGCTGACCGACGCCGGGATGGCCGAGGACGCCCGGTCGGCCGCCCGGGACGCCCTCGACGCCGTCGGCGTCGACGGCCGGATCGTCGTGACCGCCCCCGCCAATTGCGGGCTCGAGATCGACGCCTGATTCCGCGTTTCGACGGTCGAACACGCCGCAAGTAGTAAACGGGCCCGCCCACTCGTTGGGGGCATGGACCGCATCCCCTTCGGTATCCGACAGTTGGATACGATCATCGACGGGGGGACACCGCCGGGTAGCGTCGTCCTGCTCTCGGGCGAAGCGGGGGCCGGCTCCCGGGAGTTCATGTACACGAGCGCGATCATCAACGGGCTCGCCAACGCGGATCCGGAACTCCACGACCTCTACTACGGCGACATCGCGACCGGCGCGAGCGTGACCGACGGAATCCACTACATCTCCTTCACCGCCGACAGCGACCAGCTCTACCGGGAGATGAATCGCACGATGGACACCGAGATCGTCGAGTCGGGGTTCGAGGCCGTCGAGTTCGTCGACATGGCCGAGTCGTACTTCCACAAGAGCAGCGTCCCGCGGGACTGGTATGCAGAGGAGACCGGCCACATCCGGGACATGGCCGGCCGCCACGACCGCGAGGACCTCTTCACTGCCCTCGGGGCGTACCTCAACGAACACGCGCAGGGCAATCTGGTCGTGCTGGATTCGCTGTCGGACCTGATCAGCGCCGTCGGTGAGGGCCGGGACTGGTCGGACATCGTCTACCTCGTCAAGGGGCTCCAGAAGGCCGCTCACTCCTGGAACGGGCTGATCCTCGTCCACGTCAACCACGAGACGGTCACGCCCGAACAGCACGGCCAGCTCGTCGACGCCGCCAACGGGACGATGACCTTCGAGTGGGAACAGGGCGGCTCCGAACGCGCCCGGACCTTGGTGTTCAAGAAGTTCCGTGGCGTCCTCTCGCGGATCGAGGACGAGAACATCATCCGCTTCGAGACCGAGATCGGCGACGCCGGCTTCGACATCAGCGACGTCCGGAAGATCCGTTGACACCTTCGGTCGCATTCTCCTGCTCGACCTCGATTTCCGGCGCGAGCGTTCCGATTTCCCGCCCATCCGTTGTTATACGAGTTGATAAAATGTGGCAAACGCTTAACTGGCGAAGGGGCCAACAGCGAGTGAATGGCCAGTGAGTCGACAGACGAGCCGGTGACGGTGTCGCTCCCGCCGGAGTTGGCAGCCTGGGTCGACGAGCAGGCCACCGAGCGCGGCACCGACCGCGAGACCGTCCTCGCCCAGTTGCTCGCCGCTCACCGCGCCACCGACGACCTCGACGCCGAGAATCCCGAAGCGCTGGCCGAGATCGTCGACGTGGAAGCCGCCGTCGACGACGTTCTCACGGACCGAATTCCCGGCATCGCCCAGACCGTCGCCGAGCAGCTGGCGGTCGAGGATCAGGTCCAGGAGGCCGTCGAACGACACCTCCAGGACGCCCTCGAAGACCGACTCACAGAGCTCTCACAGTCCGCGGCCGACCGCGCCACCGAACAGGTCGGCGGTCGAGTCGACGACCGGATCGACGCGGTCGAGGACGACTTCATGGAGAAGGTCCAGGACGTGCGCCAGCGCGTCATCCAGGTCAAACAGGAGGCCGACGCGAAGGCACCGGCCGACCACGATCACCCCGACCTGGCCGACAGGATCGACGGACTCGCCGGGGAAATCGAGACGGTCGAAGACGACGTCGAGGCGCTCCGGGCCCAGATCGAGGATCGCACCGACGACAACGCGGCCCGACTCGACGACCTCGACGAGACCGTCGGCGACCTCGAAGAGAAAGTTCGGACGGTGGCTCACGTCGTCCGTGATCTACGGGACGACACCCGAATGGGCTCGAAACGGGCGACTTCCGTCGAGGCGATCAAACGCCGTGCCGCCGAACTCGACGTGGACCGCGCGAAGTGTTCGGTCTGTGGCGAGGGGGTCCAGATCGGACTGCTGACCGATCCCGAGTGCCCACACTGCGAGGCCGTCGTCACCGACGTCGAACCCAAGGACGGCTTCTTCGGCAGTCCGAAACTCGTCAAGGCCCAGGGCATCGAGGCTCCGGAGGAAAGCGATGGCTGAGGACGAGGACGACCCCTTCGACGCCTTCGAGGCGCCCGACGAGAGCGACGACCCCTTCGAGGAGCTGGACGGGCCCGACGACGGCGATGCTGGCGTGGACGAAGCCGCCGTGGACGACACTCCCACCGACACCCCGCCGGGCCACCTCCCGGACGACCCCTTCGACCACGCCGACGCACCCGACGCCGACGGAGCCGCCGAAGTCGACTCACCGACGCCCGACGAAGCGGGCGGTGACGGCTCGACGGAACCGACCGACGACCCTTTCGCGGAGTTCTCGACACCCCGGCGGGACGAGGGGGACGACCCCTTCGACGCCTTCGAGTCGGCCGGCGTCGACGAGATCGACCCCGACGCCGTCTGGGAGGACCTGGAGAGCGGTGGTCCCGACACCGAGGAACGGACCTACTCGGAGGTGTCGAAACACCGGTTCTGTGAGGGGTGTGAACACTTCAGTCCGCCGCCCGAGATCGAGTGTACCTACGAGGGGGCGGCGATCGTCGAGTTTCTGGACACGGAGACGGTGCGGCTGCTGAACTGTCCGGTCGTCGCCGAACAGCGCGCGCTGGAGGGGGGCGGCGTCGGACTCGGTGACGAGTCAGAGTGACGAGCGTGTTCCCCGGTCGACCGACCGGTGAGTTTCGACTATCTCCTCGAAGTCGTCCATCGACTCCCTGAGCTCCTCGCTGCGGGTCACGGCCTGGCGCTTGAGTCGCTGGAACTCTTCGTGATCTTCGAGTTCGCTCGGCTGGAGTTCCGACTCCAGGACGGAGAGCTTCGAGAGCAGGCTGAAAAACTCCTCCAGTTTCGGGTCGGTTCCGCTGCGGTCGACGTGCTGGTCGAGCGTGGTCCGGAGCGTCTCCCTGTCGACCGGTTTGCAGAGGTAGTCGTCGAAGTCCATCTCCAGGATGTTGAGGTCGGGATCGACCGCGGTCACCATGATGATCGGGAAGTCGAAGCCGCGGTCGCGAAGCTCCGCGAGGACCTCGTCGCCGTGGATGTCGGGCATCCGGCGGTCCAGTAGCATGGCGTCGGTCGTCGCGTCGGCCTTCTCGAGGGCCGCCTCGCCGCCGAACGCCAGTTCCGTGTCGTAGTCGTCCCGGAGCTTCAGCGCGTAGGCCTCCGCGACGTCTTCTTCGTCGTCGACGACGAGAACGTTCGGCGCGGTACTTGACTCGGGAGACACTGTCGCTGTGAATCGTATCGGAGGCGCGCTGATATACCTTTTTGCGGTTTCGGAACACGAGCCGCCGACTCACTGTTCGTAACGGCCCACACCTACTCTAAGGCCGTGGCCGAATTCCGGACCGACAGGTATGAACGAGGGGGACGAAGCCGACGACCTGCTCGACGCCCATCCCGACCCCGTGGTGCAGTACGGCAACGGGGCCGAGGGCATCGTCGTCGAGGCGATCAACCCCGCGTTCCGGCAGACCTTCGCCGCCGACGGGGCCGAAGTATCTCTGCGGGCGACGCTGGCCGCCGAGGACGCCCTCCCGGCGGTCGCGGACGCGATCCAGTCGGGCGATCCCCTCGACCGCGAGACCGTCTGTGATACGACCGGGGGAGAGCGGCGCTTCCGACTGCGCAACGTCCCGACCGAGGACGGCGGCTACCTCCTTTACACCGCACTCGGCGACGGCCACGACGAGCGAGACCTTCAGGCCGAGCTCGACCGCCTCGAAGAGCGCAACGAGCGTCTGGAGACCTTCGCCAGCGTCGTCTCCCACGATCTCCGGAACCCACTGGAGGTCGCCGAAACCTACCTCGACGCGGCCCGCGAGAGCGGCGACGACACGGACTTCGACCGCGTCGCGGACGCACTGGCCCGGATGCGTACCCTGATCGAGGACGTCCTCGAACTCGCCCGCGAGGGTCGGGTCATCGACGACCGGGAGCGGACGACGCTCGAATCCGTCGGAACAGCCGCCTGGGAGACCGTCGACGGCGACGAAGCCACACTGACCGTCGAGAACGGAAGCGCGACCCTCCGGACCGATCCCGACCGCCTCCAGCAGGCGCTGGCGAACCTCTTTCGCAACAGCGTGGAACACGGGTCGGCCGACGCGTCGATCAGGATCGGCGCGCTCGGCAACGCCGACGGCACCGGATTCTTCGTCGAAGACGACGGCCCCGGCATCCCCGAGAGTGATCGCGAGGAGGTGTTCGAGCCCGGCGTCACGACCGATCAGGACGGCACCGGTCTCGGCCTCGCCATCGTCGAACGCGTCGTCGACGCCCACGGCTGGACGGTCTCGGCCACCGAGAGCGATGCGGGAGGTGCGCGGTTCGAAATCGAGGGCGTCGAGTCGCTGCAACCGCTCTGAACCAGTCGAAAGAGCCAAGTGTGAGTCGGGGCCGAGTTTGGGCAACTCCGAACATGCAATTCTGTGACGACTGCGGGTCCATGATGCACGCCGACGGCGACGTGATGGTCTGTTCGTCCTGTGGCGCCGAACAGGTAAAAGACGAGGCCGCCGCAGAGAAGTTCGTCTCGACGGAGGAACAGAGCGGCGACGAACTGATCGAGACCGAGGAGGGCGACAGCTTCGAGGGCAAACCCACCGCCGACGACGTGACCTGCGAGGAGTGTGGCCACGGCAAGGCATGGTACACGATCAAACAGACCGGCTCGGCCGACGAACCGCCGACTCGGTTCTTCAAGTGTCAGGACTGCGGGAATCGCTGGCGCGAGTACAACTGAGCGCCCGAGTAGCCAATTTTACGACTCGTCACCGAGGGCGGCCAGCGGCGAGGCACCGCCCACGATCGCCGCACCGGCCAGGATCGCGGCCGCGAGAACGACGAAGTCGCCGCTCGGCGAGTAGCCGGCTAAGCCGGCCCCCGCCCGCACGATGAACACCGTCACGAAGAAACTGAGGATCGCGAACACGAGCAACACCAGCGATGCGATGATACTACCGACGAGTCCACCGACCGAATCGAGAATTCCCATTACCTCTCGGGCGACTCCCGCCCGACAGATAAGCGTGGTGACGGTTCGACGTGCCACCGGCCCAGCCCCCGAGCTTCACCGCTCACCCCTCACTTCACACCCGTCCAGTGACAGGTCGGACAGCCGAACACGCCCTGCCCGTTGACCGTCTCGCCCCCACAGGAGGGACAGGCGAACTGCCCACCGTCGGTGACGACGACCTTCTCGTCGGTGGTCGCGTCCGTTTCCTCCGTCGTTTCGGTGGTCGTGTCGGTCCGGAGCGTACTCGCCAGTTTCGGGTGACAGTCCGCACAGACCCAGCGCTGGTCCCGATGGGTGACGGTCTCGGTGATCGCGCGGTGTCTCCAGACGTGCAGTACGTCGTCTTCACAGCTGTCGCATTCTACCATGCTTACCTCAACGAGTGTCCTGGTATAGTAAAAATCTTGCCCTGAATGTACAGCAATACACTCCAGAATAGATATATTGTCCTTATATTCTCCCATGTACGGCTACGGACGTTGGACTCGCTCGTGTGAAATTCGAAGATCCGAAAATCCGACCGTGACGAACGCGGATAGTCGGGCGGTCGTCCGATCAGGGGCCGATGGCGATCCAGGCGAGAAAGACGGCGAGCCCGCCCAGCGAGGTACTGAGGACGGCGTGGATCCGGAGGCGATCGAGCAGTTCGTGGGCGTGATCGGAGACCTGTGCGACCTCGCCGACCTCGCCGCCGATCTCACAGCGGGGGAGAAAGTCCATGGCGACGTGGAGGAAGACGCCGGCGGCGAAGCCGAAGACGGCTGCGTTGAGTGCTGGAATGGCTGGCAGGGAGAGCAGAGCGGTCGGAATGCCCGTGACGCCGACGCCCGCCGCGGGGAGCAGGATGACCGAGGCCGACCGACCGTCGGCGGCCAGTCGGCGCGCCGCGGCGTAGCCGGCCGGTCCCTTGTGCGAGACGATGGACAACCCGAGCAGGAGGCCCAGTTCCGGCATCGCCGCGTACACCAGACCGATGATCGCGCCGGCCGAGAGCGCGTGGGCCGATAGCTGGACCGCCGTGTCGTCGAACGTCGCGTTGAGGTGTGAGAGCCGGTGGCCGAGGACGTGCGAGCCGAAGCCGACGAGGATGCCGGCAGCGATACCGAAACCGCCGATCCGCGGGTCGAAACTCATCGCCTGGGGCACCAGAAAGACAGCCGCGCTCGTGATCATCGCGCCGCTGGCGAGGCCGTAGCCCCAGACCAACCGCCGTGCGCCGCCGGTCTCGGCCGCCCGGACGCCCAGCGGGATCGACCCCGCCATCGCCGCGAACGCGACCCACGAGATCACCAGCACCTTCCACAGCCCCGCGAGCACCGCCAGTCCGGAGAGCGCCACCAGCACACCTACGCCGGCCAGGCCCACCAGCGACGGGCGCGTCCCGGAGTTAATAATTTTGGGACCAGTGTTATTAGACATGTGGCTATAGAACTAGCGATGATAACAATAAAACCTCCGATCCGGGGGCTGACCGGGACAGCGACGCCGTCAGCGGGTCGCGCGCTTCCAGTCGTCCAGGTCGAGGACGCCGCCGTCGAGGTCCTCGGCGGGGACGTCGGTCGCCGCCCAGCGGAACATCGGGGCGACCTCCTCGGGGTCGCGGCCACGGCCCTCGGTCAGATCGGTCGCGACCACGCCGGGGTCGACGATTCCCACTGGTTGGTCGATGTCCGCCGCGAACCCGCGGGCGACGGCCTCGGCGGTCGCCTTCGAGACGGCGTAGGAACCGTATCCGGGTTCGGCCTCCCGGGCGACACCCCCCGAGGTGACGAGTACGCGCGCGTCGGCTGCCAGATGTGGGAGCGACTCGCGGATCGTGGCGAAGGTCCCCCGGCCGTTCGTCCGCACGTGGTCGTCGAAAGCCGCGTAGGACTCCGACGCGAGCGGCGTCCCGCCCGGTGAGCCGTGGTAGATGCCGGCGTTGGCGACGACGGTGTCGATCTCGCCGCCTTCGCGGGCTGCGGTCTCCAGCAACCGCTCCACGTCGAACTCGTCGCGCACGTCCGCCCGCTGGGTCGTCACGGTCCCGTCGGCCGATTCGACCGCCTCCTCGAGGGCGGCGAACTCGTCGGTCTCGCGTGCACAGGCGACGACGTGTGCGCCCGCGGCGGCGAACTCCCGGACGATTGCGGCACCGATACCCCTGCTCGCGCCGGTGACGACGGCCGTGTCCTCGTTCATGCTATCCCCATGGGTCGGAACCCACATCCCCGTTTCGTGTGCCCGGTTCCCGCACCCAACTGGTCAGCCCCTTCTTTTATTCGGGTTCCGGCCCCTATTTTTCCCAATGAGTTCGCTCGCTGGAACGGACATCGACGTGGTCGGCGGTGGGTTCGGGGGACTCTCGACCGCGTGTTACCTCGCCGACGCCGGTGCGGACGTGCGCGTCCTCGAGAAAAACGAGCAACTGGGCGGCCGCGCCAGCCGGCTCGAAGCCGAGGGCTTTCGCTTCGACATGGGTCCCTCGTGGTATCTGATGCCCGACGTGTTCGAGCGCTTCTTCGGCCACTTCGGGAAGTCGACCGACGACTACTACGATCTCGAACGGCTGGATCCCCACTACCGTATCTTCTTCAAAGACGGTGACGAGATCGACGTGTCCGCCGACCGCGCCGAAGTAAGAGAGCTGTTCGCCGAGTACGAGGACGGCGGCGGCGAGGCCTTCGACGCCTACCTCGAAGAGAGCGAGTCGAACTACGAACTCGCGATGGAGAACTTCGTCTACGAGGACCGCCCGCGTCTGCGCGACTGGATCGATCTGGACGTGATGCGGGCCGCGCCGGTCGGGCTGAAGCTGCTGGGCAACATGCAGGGCCACGTCGAGGACTACTTCGAGAACCCCAAACTCCAGCAGATCATGCAGTACACCCTCGTCTTCCTCGGCGGGGCACCCCACAACACGCCGGCGCTGTACAACATGATGAGCCACGTCGATTTCAACCTCGGCGTCCACTACCCCGTCGGCAAGGACGGCCGGGACAACGGCTACGGCGCGGTCGTCGACGCCCTCGTCGACCTCGGCGAGGAAC
This Halorientalis sp. IM1011 DNA region includes the following protein-coding sequences:
- a CDS encoding beta-ribofuranosylaminobenzene 5'-phosphate synthase family protein codes for the protein MSVRVAAGARLHFGFQNLSLARERLYGGVGVALDEPRVVIEAEPAEGVHCDDGAVAAHTRTAVDLLDVAGVDLTVVERLPRHVGLGSGTQLAMATLAAVAAAHDREPRLRERAPALGRGGRSGVGVAVAERGGFVVDGGHPTELFTAAPPADGAWTVPPVTAHHELPTDWRFVVVVPDTDPGRSGDAEDESMRTVVERADPGIADEIGGVLLRRVLPAAAEGDRTTFGAGVAKLGRLNGAWYADEQGGVYRPPAGRIVDELSGCPAVTGTGQSSWGPAVYALTDAGMAEDARSAARDALDAVGVDGRIVVTAPANCGLEIDA
- a CDS encoding HAMP domain-containing sensor histidine kinase, with protein sequence MNEGDEADDLLDAHPDPVVQYGNGAEGIVVEAINPAFRQTFAADGAEVSLRATLAAEDALPAVADAIQSGDPLDRETVCDTTGGERRFRLRNVPTEDGGYLLYTALGDGHDERDLQAELDRLEERNERLETFASVVSHDLRNPLEVAETYLDAARESGDDTDFDRVADALARMRTLIEDVLELAREGRVIDDRERTTLESVGTAAWETVDGDEATLTVENGSATLRTDPDRLQQALANLFRNSVEHGSADASIRIGALGNADGTGFFVEDDGPGIPESDREEVFEPGVTTDQDGTGLGLAIVERVVDAHGWTVSATESDAGGARFEIEGVESLQPL
- a CDS encoding response regulator transcription factor; this encodes MSPESSTAPNVLVVDDEEDVAEAYALKLRDDYDTELAFGGEAALEKADATTDAMLLDRRMPDIHGDEVLAELRDRGFDFPIIMVTAVDPDLNILEMDFDDYLCKPVDRETLRTTLDQHVDRSGTDPKLEEFFSLLSKLSVLESELQPSELEDHEEFQRLKRQAVTRSEELRESMDDFEEIVETHRSVDRGTRSSL
- a CDS encoding ZIP family metal transporter — translated: MSNNTGPKIINSGTRPSLVGLAGVGVLVALSGLAVLAGLWKVLVISWVAFAAMAGSIPLGVRAAETGGARRLVWGYGLASGAMITSAAVFLVPQAMSFDPRIGGFGIAAGILVGFGSHVLGHRLSHLNATFDDTAVQLSAHALSAGAIIGLVYAAMPELGLLLGLSIVSHKGPAGYAAARRLAADGRSASVILLPAAGVGVTGIPTALLSLPAIPALNAAVFGFAAGVFLHVAMDFLPRCEIGGEVGEVAQVSDHAHELLDRLRIHAVLSTSLGGLAVFLAWIAIGP
- the ilvD gene encoding dihydroxy-acid dehydratase, whose protein sequence is MSQQPQEPDAERTGSGKPDDLPSKEVTEGRDKAPHRAMFRAMGYDDEDLSSPMVGVANPAADITPCNVHLDDVANSAYEGIDEGEGMPIEFGTITISDAISMGTEGMKASLISREVIADSVELVAFGERMDGLVTIGGCDKNMPGMMMASIRTDLPSVFLYGGSIMPGEHDGREVTIQNVFEGVGAVADGEMSEDELDDLERNACPGAGSCGGMFTANTMASISEALGFAPLGSASPPAEDESRYEVAREAGELAVEVVRERRKPSDFLTRESFENAIALQVAVGGSTNAVLHLLAMAAEAGVELDIEDFNRISARTPKIADLQPGGERVMNDLHEVGGVPVVLRELLDADLLHGDALTVTGETMAEAIEAYDPPEISDLDADFLETVDDPIHERGAIRILTGNLAPGGAVIKITGEDHLHHEGPVRIFEDEENAMQYVQEGNVESGDVIGIRNEGPRGGPGMREMLGVTSAVAGQGHAEDVALFTDGRFSGATRGFSIGHVAPEAYVGGPIAALEDGDTITIDIDDLELSVDLSEAEIERRLDERDLPEPNYTNGVLAKYGEMFDSAANGAVTNPGAKQD
- a CDS encoding SDR family NAD(P)-dependent oxidoreductase, coding for MNEDTAVVTGASRGIGAAIVREFAAAGAHVVACARETDEFAALEEAVESADGTVTTQRADVRDEFDVERLLETAAREGGEIDTVVANAGIYHGSPGGTPLASESYAAFDDHVRTNGRGTFATIRESLPHLAADARVLVTSGGVAREAEPGYGSYAVSKATAEAVARGFAADIDQPVGIVDPGVVATDLTEGRGRDPEEVAPMFRWAATDVPAEDLDGGVLDLDDWKRATR
- a CDS encoding transcription factor S, which produces MQFCDDCGSMMHADGDVMVCSSCGAEQVKDEAAAEKFVSTEEQSGDELIETEEGDSFEGKPTADDVTCEECGHGKAWYTIKQTGSADEPPTRFFKCQDCGNRWREYN
- a CDS encoding HTR-like protein yields the protein MDRIPFGIRQLDTIIDGGTPPGSVVLLSGEAGAGSREFMYTSAIINGLANADPELHDLYYGDIATGASVTDGIHYISFTADSDQLYREMNRTMDTEIVESGFEAVEFVDMAESYFHKSSVPRDWYAEETGHIRDMAGRHDREDLFTALGAYLNEHAQGNLVVLDSLSDLISAVGEGRDWSDIVYLVKGLQKAAHSWNGLILVHVNHETVTPEQHGQLVDAANGTMTFEWEQGGSERARTLVFKKFRGVLSRIEDENIIRFETEIGDAGFDISDVRKIR